A single genomic interval of Paralichthys olivaceus isolate ysfri-2021 chromosome 7, ASM2471397v2, whole genome shotgun sequence harbors:
- the ckap5 gene encoding cytoskeleton-associated protein 5 isoform X7 produces the protein MGDDSEWMKLPIDQKCEHKLWKARLSGYEEAVKLFQRIHDEKSPEWGKYLGLLKKFVTDSNAVAQLKGLEAALIFVEKAHVAGRTAGEVVSGVVTKVFNQPKARAKELGAEICLMYIEIEKVEVVQDELLKGLDNKNPKIVVTCIETLRKALSEYGSKIVTLKPVVKILPKQFESREKAVRDEAKLLAVEIYRWIRDAVRPSLQNITAVQLKELEEEWVKLPTSPAKQTRFLRSQQDLKAKFEQQSAQGEDSDGEDVEDTVAAVDPYELLEAVEILSKMPKDFYDKIEAKKWQERKEALEAVEILTKKPKLENGDYGDLVRALKKVVGKDANVMLVSLAAKCLAGLASGLRKKFGTYAGQVVPTILEKFKEKKPQVVQALQEAIDAIFLTTTLQNLSEDILAVMDNKNPSIKQQASLYLARSFRHCTQANLPKSILKPLCAALIKQVNDSAPEVRDAAFEALGTAQKVVGEKAVNPFLADLDKLKLDRIKESADKVELPGTRRGGSGAGDKKAAAKAPPAAEAPPKASAPPRKTQTAAASKSSSGPPKKGKPTSAAGGKAKKTSDNKEVAETELSIEVCEDLAAGVLPASCLQQLDSANWKERLASMEEFQRAAETMDKGQMPCQALVRMLAKKPGWKETNFQVMQMKLHIVALIAQKGQFSKTSASVVLDGLVDKVGDVKCGGNAKEGLTAIGEACSLPWTAEQVVSMAFAQKNPKNQAETLNWLANAMKEFGFAGINVKGFINNVKTALGATNPAVRTAAITLLGVMFLYMGAPLRMFFEDEKPALLAQIDAEFEKMQGQSPPPPIRFNKKAAAEEVGDEGEEQDEDGGAGGGQDIMDLLPRTDISDKITSDLVSKIGDKNWKIRKEGLDEAAAIISEAKFITANIGELPLTLKERLGDSNKILVQQTLTILQQLAVSMGPGLKQHVKALGMPIITVLGDSKSNVRAAAMTTLQAWVEQTGMKDWLEGEDLSEELRRENPFLRQEVLGWLAEKLPTLRTVPGDLMLCVPNLYACLEDRNGDVRKRAQDALPTFMMHLGFEKMSKAAGKLKTSSKDQVVAMLEKARAVMPAKPAAPAKAGGGKDSAEPSRAASASRSQPASDDCVDGKPEVKKVRGGAPAKKGAAGKKPPAKGAKEEEDKSGPIFVLIPNAKEQRIKEEKQLKILKWNFITPREEYVEQLKTQMATCFAKWLQDELFHFDFQRHVKAIGVMIERLESESDATISCLDLILKWFTLRFFDTNTTVLMKVLEYLKLLFAMLNRENYHLTEYEANSFIPYLILKVGESKDGVRKDVRAILTMLCKVYPASKVFPLLMDGTKSKNSKQRAECLEELGCLIEGYGMNVCQPTSAKSLKEIAVHIGDRDTSVRNAALNTVVAVYNACGEQVYKLIGNLSEKDMSMLEERIKRSAKKTAAAPAKQSVAERSQREHPTNPNATFLRKPAQEDPNKLNQARQNTQHSESSHPSIPKEFQLDLDMIERDQSRVCELPDLVQHKLDELLEPIMIPEPKIHSVSPHFDELHNSTASTINFVISQVASGDINTSIQALAQIDEVLRQEDKAEVMSGHIDQFLIATFMQLRLINSTHMADERLDKRDIIKLYSCIIGNMLSLFSMESLAREASMGVLKDLMHGVITLMLDSRVEDMEDGQQLIRSTNLLVIRVLEKSHQTNMISALLVLLQDSLVTTAGPPKFSELVMKCLWRMTRHLPETIHSINLDRILLDVHNFMKVFPKEKLKQLKNDVPHRTLKTLLHTLCKLTGPKILDHLSMIENRNESELEAHLRQVVKHSGNLSGLKSDRGNEKGGLRTEERMSKAKVSDILSEIFKKIGSKENTKEGLTELYEYKQKYSDADLEPFLKNTSQFFQSYVERGLRMIESEREVIPQHGVDSSLSSNTEELKPAVYYERLKILRQRQGLENTSRQGSGGGEDEPQPRPPISSLLSSKPSVASSTDMLHSKLSQLKESREMYQQEHNAHSNSPSHAHTRSASPAANLDDLKKRLERIKSNRQ, from the exons CTGTGGAAAGCCCGTCTGAGCGGTTATGAAGAAGCTGTGAAGTTGTTTCAGAGGATACATGATGAGAAGAGTCCAGAGTGGGGGAAGTACCTCGGACTCCTAAAGAAGTTTGTCACAGACTCCAACGCTGTGGCTCAGCTCAAAGGCCTTGAGGCGGCTCTGATTTTCGTCGAGAAAGCTCACGTAGCTGGCAG GACGGCCGGTGAGGTGGTGTCGGGCGTGGTGACCAAAGTGTTCAACCAGCCAAAGGCCCGGGCCAAGGAGCTGGGCGCCGAAATCTGTCTGATGTACATCGAGATCGAGAAGGTGGAGGTGGTTCAGGACGAGCTGCTGAAAGGACTGGACAACAAGAACCCCAAGATAGTGGTGACCTGCATTGAGACGCTCAGGAAGGCTCTCAG TGAGTATGGATCTAAGATTGTGACGCTGAAACCAGTAGTGAAGATTTTACCGAAGCAGTTTGAGTCCAGAGAGAAGGCGGTGAGAGACGAAGCTAAGCTGCTCGCTGTGGAGATCTACAGATGGATCAGAGATGCTGTTCGACCTTCGCTGCAGAACATCACGGCTGTACAG ctgaaggagctggaggaggagtgggtgaagctCCCTACTTCTCCCGCTAAGCAAACAAGGTTCTTGCGCTCGCAGCAGGACCTGAAGGCAAAGTTTGAGCAGCAAAGTGCACAAGGAGAAGATTCTGATG gAGAGGATGTAGAAGACACTGTGGCGGCAGTGGACCCGTATGAGCTGCTGGAAGCTGTGGAGATTCTGTCCAAGATGCCTAAAGACTTCTACGACAAAATA gaaGCTAAAAAGTGGCAGGAAAGGAAAGAAGCTCTAGAGGCTGTAGAGATTCTGACCAAGAAGCCCAAACTAGAGAACGGAGACTATGGAGACCTCGTCAGAGCACTGAAGAAG GTTGTGGGAAAAGATGCCAACGTGATGCTGGTGTCGTTGGCAGCTAAATGTCTGGCCGGACTAGCCTCTGGTCTCAGGAAGAAATTTGGAACATATGCCGGACAA GTGGTTCCAACTATTCTGGAGAAGTTCAAGGAGAAGAAGCCTCAGGTCGTCCAGGCCCTGCAGGAGGCTATTGACGCCATCTTCCTCACT ACCACTCTACAGAACCTTTCCGAGGACATCCTCGCCGTGATGGACAATAAGAATCCCTCCATCAAGCAGCAGGCCTCTCTGTATCTTGCCCGCTCCTTCAGACACTGCACGCAGGCAAATCTGCCCAAGAGCATCCTCAAACCCCTCTGTGCTGCTCTCATTAAG CAAGTGAACGACTCTGCTCCAGAGGTGCGTGACGCTGCGTTTGAAGCTTTGGGGACGGCCCAGAAGGTGGTGGGAGAGAAAGCTGTGAACCCGTTCTTGGCCGACTTGGATAAACTCAAACTGGACAGG ATAAAGGAGAGTGCTGATAAAGTGGAGCTCCCTGGAACGAGAAGAGGTGGCAGCGGAGCCGGGGACAAGAAAGCTGCTGCTAAAGCTCCTCCCGCTGCTGAAGCTCCCCCGAAAGCCTCTGCCCCACCCAGGAAGACCCAAACTGCTGCTGCCAGCAAG tcATCATCGGGTCCGCCTAAGAAAGGAAAACCAACCTCCGCAGCTGGTGGAAAAGCCAAGAAGACGTCCGACAATAAAGAAGTAGCAGAGACTGAACTGTCG atCGAAGTGTGTGAGGATCTGGCAGCAGGCGtacttcctgcttcctgtctgcagcagctggactcAGCCAACTGGAAGGAGAGGCTGGCGAGTATGGAGGAATTCCAACGG GCCGCTGAGACCATGGATAAGGGGCAGATGCCCTGTCAGGCTTTGGTCAGGATGTTGGCCAAGAAACCCGGTTGGAAGGAGACCAACTTTCAG GTGATGCAGATGAAGCTGCACATCGTGGCTCTTATTGCTCAGAAAGGACAGTTTTCAAAGACGTCGGCCTCCGTGGTTCTAGACGGCTTGGTAGACAAAGTTGGAGACGTGAAATGTGGCGGAAACGCAAAAGAGGGACTGACAGCGATCGGAGAGGCGTGCTCTCTGCCCTGGACCGCAGAACAG gtTGTCTCGATGGCATTTGCACAGAAGAACCCAAAAAACCAGGCAGAGACTCTCAACTGGCTGGCGAACGCCATGAAGGAGTTTGGCTTCGCTGG GATCAATGTGAAAGGTTTCATCAACAACGTGAAGACTGCTCTGGGAGCAACCAACCCCGCTGTTCGGACAGCAGCCATCACCCTGCTGGGAGTCATGTTCCTCTACATGGGAGCTCCTCTGCGCATGTTCTTCGAAGACGAGAAGCCTGCTCTCCTCGCACAGATTGATGCGGAGTTTGAAAAG ATGCAGGGCcagtctccaccacctccaatCAGATTCAACAAGAAGgcggcagcagaggaggtgggtgATGAAGGGGAGGAGCAGGATGAGGacggaggagcaggaggaggacaggacaTCATGGACCTGCTGCCCAGAACAGATATCAG TGACAAGATCACGTCCGACCTCGTGTCTAAAATTGGCGATAAGAACTGGAAGATCAGGAAGGAGGGGCTGGACGAGGCAGCAGCCATCATATCAGAGGCCAAGTTCATCACAGCCAACATCGGAGAGCTGCCTCTGACCCTGAAGGAACGACTCGGAGATTCCAACAAGATCCTG gtCCAGCAGACGCTGACtatcctgcagcagctggctGTATCCATGGGACCTGGACTCAAGCAGCATGTCAAGGCACTGGGAATGCCTATTATCACTGTACTGGGAGACAGCAAG TCTAATGTGAGGGCGGCAGCCATGACTACTCTGCAGGCGTGGGTGGAGCAGACGGGGATGAAGGACTGGCTGGAGGGAGAAGACCTgtcagaggagctgaggagagaaaatcCCTTTTTGCGACAGGAG GTGCTCGGCTGGTTAGCGGAGAAGCTGCCCACCCTGAGGACGGTGCCCGGGGATCTGATGCTGTGTGTCCCTAATCTTTACGCCTGCCTGGAGGACAGAAACGGAGACGTGAGGAAGAGGGCTCAGGACGCCCTGCCCACCTTCATGATGCACCTGGGCTTTGAGAAAATGTCCAAGGCTGCTGGCAAACTCAAA ACCTCCTCGAAGGATCAGGTGGTAGCCATGTTGGAAAAGGCCAGGGCAGTGATGCCAGCCAAACCCGCCGCTCCCGCCAAGGCAGGAGGGGGGAAAGACTCTGCAGAGCCAAGCAGAGCAGCTTCAG cctccaggTCTCAGCCAGCGAGCGACGACTGTGTTGACGGTAAACCTGAAGTTAAGAAGGTCCGAGGAGGAGCCCCTGCCAAGAAG GGTGCCGCTGGTAAGAAGCCTCCTGCCAAAGGTGcgaaggaagaagaagataaatCCGGGCCGATCTTCGTCCTCATCCCCAACGCTAAGGAACAGAGGATAAAAGAAGAGAAGCAACTGAAG ATTTTGAAGTGGAACTTCATCACTCCCCGAGAAGAATATGTGGAGCAGCTGAAAACTCAGATGGCCACCTGCTTTGCAAAGTGGCTGCAGGATGAGCTATTCCACTTTGACTTTCAGAGACACGTCAAGGCCATAGGAGTCATGATCGAG AGGCTGGAGAGTGAGAGCGACGCCACCATCAGCTGTCTGGACCTGATTCTGAAGTGGTTCACTCTGCGCTTCTTTGACACCAACACCACGGTGCTGATGAAGGTGCTGGAATatctgaagctgctgtttgccATGTTGAACAGAGAGAACTACCACCTGACCGAGTACGAGGCCAACTCCTTCATCCCCTACCTTATACTCAAG GTCGGAGAGTCGAAGGACGGGGTTCGCAAAGATGTGCGGGCCATCCTGACCATGCTGTGTAAAGTCTACCCAGCATCCAAGGTGTTCCCTCTCCTCATGGATGGAACTAAATCCAAGAACTCCAAACAGAGAGCTG AATGTCTGGAGGAGCTGGGCTGTTTGATAGAGGGCTACGGGATGAATGTATGCCAACCGACGTCAGCCAAGTCTCTGAAGGAGATTGCCGTTCACATCGGTGACAGAGACACGTCTGTCCGCAATGCCGCCCTGAACACTGTGGTGGCCGTCTACAACGCCTGCGGGGAGCAAGTTTACAAGCTGATTGGAAAT TTGTCAGAGAAAGACATGAGCATGCTGGAGGAGAGAATCAAGCGTTCAGCCAAGAAGACTGCCGCAGCTCCTGCCAAGCAGAGTGTGGCGGAGAGGTCTCAGCGGGAGCACCCGACTAACCCCAACGCCACCTTCCTCCGAAAGCCGGCACAGGAAGACCCTAACAAGCTCAA TCAAGCCCGTCAGAACACCCAGCACAGCGAGTCCTCTCACCCCTCCATCCCCAAGGAGTTCCAGTTGGACCTGGACATGATCGAGAGGGACCAGAGCAGAGTGTGTGAGCTGCCAGACCTCGTCCAACACAAGCTGGACGAGCTGTTGGAGCCAATTATGATCCCCGAACCCAA GATTCATTCTGTCTCTCCACACTTTGATGAACTTCACAACAGCACGGCCTCCACCATCAACTTTGTCATCTCTCAGGTGGCCAGCGGTGACATTAACACCAGTATACAGGCGCTGGCACAG ATTGACGAGGTGCTGCGACAGGAGGACAAAGCCGAGGTCATGTCGGGACACATCGACCAGTTCCTCATCGCCACCTTCATGCAGCTGAGGCTCATCAACAGCACACACATGGCCGACGAGCGGCTGGACAAGAGAGACATCATCAAACTGTACAGCTGCATCATAGGAAACATGCTGTCT TTGTTCTCGATGGAGTCCCTCGCCAGAGAGGCGTCTATGGGCGTGTTGAAGGACCTGATGCACGGCGTGATCACACTGATGCTGGACAGCAGAGTGGAGGACATGGAGGACGGACAGCAGCTCATCAGATCCACCAACCTGCTGGTGATCAGAGTGCTGGAGAAGTCTCACCAGACCAATATGATCAG CGCTCTGCTGGTTTTGCTTCAGGACAGTTTGGTCACGACGGCCGGTCCTCCGAAGTTCTCTGAGCTGGTCATGAAG tgtctgTGGAGGATGACCCGTCATCTCCCAGAGACCATCCACAGCATCAACCTGGATCGGATCTTACTGGATGTCCATAACTTCATGAAGGTTTTTCCCAAAGAGAAGCTCAAGCAGCTCAAGAATGACGTCCCTCACAGAACCCTCAAGACTCTGCTGCACACACTCTGCAAGCTCACTGGACCCAAG ATCCTGGACCACCTATCAATGATAGAGAATCGTAATGAGTCGGAGTTGGAGGCCCACCTGAGGCAGGTGGTCAAACACTCTGGAAACCTGTCAGGACTCAAGAGTGACCGAGGCAACGAGAAGGGCGGTCTGCGCACG GAGGAACGAATGTCGAAGGCGAAGGTCAGCGACATTCTGTCTGAAATCTTCAAGAAGATCGGCTCCAAGGAAAACACGAAGGAG GGTTTGACGGAGTTGTACGAGTACAAACAGAAATACTCGGACGCCGACCTGGAGCCCTTCCTCAAAAACACGTCTCAGTTCTTCCAGAGCTACGTGGAGCGAGGCCTTCGTATGATCGAGTCGGAGAGAGAAG tgatcCCTCAGCACGGCGTGGACTCCAGTCTGAGCAGCAACACCGAAGAACTGAAACCAGCTGTTTACTATGAGAGACTGAAGATCCTCAGACAGAGACAAGGCCTGGAAAACACCTCCAGG caggGCAGCGGAGGAGGCGAGGACGAGCCCCAGCCGCGACCTCCCATCTCCTCGCTGCTGTCGTCCAAGCCGTCGGTGGCGTCCTCCACCGACATGCTGCACAGCAAGCTGTCTCAGCTCAAAGAGTCCAGAGAGATGTACCAGCAGGAACACAACGCACACTCCAACTCCCCGTCACATGCGCACACGCGCTCGGCCTCGCCGGCGGCCAACCTGGACGACCTCAAGAAACGCCTGGAGCGGATAAAGAGCAACCGGCAGTGA